ATCATTTAAAGTTCCTTTATAACGAATAATGCCATTAGCAGGCTGCATCGTCATTTCTTTAATTTCGCCATTATTTAAAGCATCCATAAATTGCTTAACATTATATTGTTTTGCTTCTTCATTCGGCCCAGTGAATACTGAAATAACCGCGATAATTACAAAGAAAATCAGTATCCAAAAGAACGCGTTCCGAAATATCCGGTTCATTACTTACCTCCTCCCAAGCGGGGAAAAACTATATTAAATCGTACCATATAAAAAAGTTGCAATACAACTAATTTACCTTAATAACTTCATTTACTTAAAAAAATTTAGTGTTAATTATTTGACTGTTATATTTGACCTATGTTCCACCATACACTTCAGGCTTTAAAACGCCAATATATGGAAGGTTTCTGTACTTTTCCTGATAATCCAAACCATAGCCCACGACAAACTCATTTGGCACTTCAAAGCCAATAAGATCCGCTTTAATATCGGCTGTTCTTCCTGATGGCTTATCAAGTAGTGTAACTATTTTGATGGAATTTGCTTTTCGATACTTAAATAAATCAACTAAATAACGCAATGTTAACCCACTATCGATAATATCCTCAATAATTAATAAATCCCGACCTTCTACTTTAGTATCAAGGTCTTTAACGATCTTCACCTCTCCAGAGGAGCGCATTTCCTTGCCATAGCTGGACACATCCATAAAGTCCATTTCTAAATAAGTTTCTGTATAACGTAATACATCAGACATGAAGGGCATAGCACCTTTTAATACTCCAATAGCCAGTGGGAACTTCCCCTCATACTCCTTCGTTAGCTGAGCTCCTAATTCTTTACATTTGTTTGCAATCTCCTCTTCTGATATTAACACTTCTTTAATATCATTATGCATATAATCTGCTCCTCCTACATGTTGCATTTTTCATAATATAGTTGTATTTGTGAGGTGCTGGTGGATCGTTTGGCAAGTGACGCTTTTCGTAATCCAACCAACCATAATATTTCCCCATGATCGTCGGTTATAATCGGCCAAATTGCTCGCTTTCTACGAGGTACTTTGGCATCAATAAAAATATCCTTTACCTTCTTGCTTCCGTTCAACCCTTTTAAATGCATTTTATCTCCATGTTTTCGGGTTCTTATATGTAATGGAAGTGCGACCTGGCTGGCATCAAAGCAGAAGCTGTCCTTTGTCTCTTCTGAGAAAGCATCTACGTATTTAGCTATAATAGCTGAACCATCAGGCAAAATGGTCTTTCCTGGAATTTTTATATGCTTATGGAATGACGATGAACAATGAAGATCATCACAGAAGTGGCACCTTAACTGATTATAGGATTTTTCTACTTTTAAGCCAGCAGGGAAATCAATTTGTGCATTTCCAGTTTGTCGGTGTAATAATGCAAAAAATTGCTCTTCATGGACATACGATAAATCTTTTGGTAAATCAATATACAGATAGTTTAATATTAGATGATAGGCTCGTCTTTGTAAAGCAAATGCATACGTTTTAAATTGATCAATTTCAAAAGATAATTCCTGTTTTTCTTGATCAAACTGGACTACTGAATGTACCATGTTTTCTGCTTCTTCTGTTATATACGCCTGATCTATGGCTAATGTTTCACTAAGATGCTGAATGGTGGTATGTAAGTTACTATTTTTTTCTTTTAGTAAGGGAAGAATATGATGTCGCACATAATTTCTAGTATAGGTTGTTTCCTCATTTGAAGGATCAAGTCTCGGAGTAATATTATGGGCTTCACAATAATTCCAAATATCCTCCTTTGTTACGCAAAGAAACGGTCGTACAATTGAACCTCCTGCAAACGCTCGTTTTACGGGAATTCCTACCAAAGCTTGTGAATCGGCAGAGCGAGTGAGTCGCATCAACATCGTTTCTGCTTGATCATCGCCATGATGTCCCAAGGCTAGATAATTGGCACCCAGCTGTTCCATTTGTTGTTCAAAAATAGCATAACGCAAGGTTCGTGCAGCAACTTGAGTTCCCTGTTTCTTTTCTTTTTTCCAACTAGGCACATCAACAGATTTACCGATAAATTCTACTTTCCATTGTTTGCAAACATTTTCCACATAGCGCAAATCTCTCAATGATTCCTCTCCCCGCAGCTGATGATCAACACTTATGGCAACAACGCGAAAGTTCCATTCATCCTTGAGCGAATGTAAATAATGCAGAAGAGCCATTGAATCTGGTCCACCAGAAACACCAACTAAAATGGTTGCGTCTTTTGTAAACAAGTTATGTTTCAATATGAAATCTTTCACTATTGTTTTCATCTTTCCATCTCCACTAAACCAATCTAACAACAATTTGAAAAGTATGTAGACTTCTATGTTTTTTTAAAAGAACTGGGTCAGTTAACATATTTCAAACACTTCTAACTTTTCCATAAAGGAGGATAAAATATAACAATCTTAGAAAATATTAGCTTGTTGCCAAGTCTTTATGACGAAAGCTATTGTTTTTCTCTATACGATAAAGTGAAACTTCATTCAGCAAGGGTTTTCTCCTCTCCTACGGAATGTTAGTACCTCAAGGGTATGACCTAAAGGCCCTTGAACCAATCGGGTATTTAGGTGCCGTTTTCTACCACTTTGACCCTTTGTATCAACTCAGGTCTTGAAGTGGGAAACTTACGGCACCTTACATGCGGGATAAAGCCTAGTTTTATACTTTCCTAAGTGTCAAAAAAGGGATTTTTCGCTTACCGGTTTTGCTTTAGATTTGATACCTAAAAAACGAGAAGAAGAAAAATTGCCTAACTGTGCCCACGTGTCAAACAATAAATTTACAAGTCGCATCAACTTCTATGTTAAAATACACCGGCTTATTTTTCATGTTAGACTTTTTAATTTCTGTTCAAGGATGACCCAGCTCTACCTAAATAATAATGCGCATCTGCTTTTCAGTTTTGTTAAAATTCCTTTAGTATTATCCTATCACAATCCTACTTACTGAAAAAGTAAAGATATTACATAATAACTTACTGCCATAATGGAAATTCCCCCCGCTTCCAGTAACAGTGCGGGTTGCTTTACCGATTGACCTTGAGTCTTTTGTTGCTGACGTTTCCGCTGAGCCGTGTAAATGATTTGTACTAATTCTTTTTTCATTTGCGTGCTCGAACGATATTTTCCCATTATGGCATTTTTTAATAAAGAACGATACGGGATTAATGCTTTTGCTTCATCTATTTTACGAAATAGCATTTTTTGCGGGTGTGGACCTTTTGCAAATCTTTGTGGATAGTAAACATGGATAAAAATCATAGCAAATGCAAATAGGTCATAGCTTGGTTCTGCTTTTCTACTGCCTAACCCCCAATATCCTCGATCAAAAAATTCCGTATACTCTTTAATCGCTCTCCCCATTTGCGTCATTCCACCTACATCTACCCAGCGAATTTTCGGCGGGGAAGATACGACAAGGAGATTATCTGTTTTTAAATCACCAAATACCCACCCGCTCTTATGCAAGTCTTCTAAAACATCTAAAAGCTGAATCATAAATATGCCAACCCACGCTTCTCCCCGACTTTGAATATACGAAATTAATGATTCTCCTTGCAGGTACTCCATGACATAAAAAGAATACTTCGCCCCAGTTGGCGATGTCCAATCATCCACATCCAATAAAGAAGGTCCAAGTCGATTTCCTTGGACCTTTCCTAAAGACTGCAACACATTAACTTCAACTGTCATTGATGAACGGTTATCACTTATTTTTAAAGCCGCATGTTTCCCATTACTTTCACAAAGATATACGGCTCCAATTGCACCAGACCCAAGCTTGCTTTTTATTAAATATGTCTTTCCATGCCACTTTCCACGAATCTTAATTCCTGGCCGTACATCATAATTATGCTTCTTCCAGCCCTGGTTCGTCTTCATTTATAAAGCTCCTTCGTAAGCCCTTCTTGCTAAATTGGTACATTGATTCACGAATTGCCGGTCCGGTTGGGGTAACACCTCCGCTAGTCAGCTTCGGAAAAATGGATGATAACGTATCTAAAGCAGGCGACCAATCCAGAATTTTTTCCATGGTTTTTCGTTTGGCAGGAAAACGGCAAATAGCAAACCGATTGCGACCAATTCGAGCGTTTAAACTAATCGATAAATCAATTAACGCTTCTTTAACCGTGGGAAGCTTATCATACATACTGGCACTCGTATCTACTAAAACAAGTACTTCCAAATCACAAGTTTCTCCCATGTCCTCTACAACTTCCATAATCTCGCCACGTTTTTCCGGCTCTACATCTTCCAACGTTTGACCTTTTCCTAAAATCTGTTGAAGCTCTTGATTAACAAATCCCTGCATTGTCTGTGTCATCGCCTGCTTGGTTACTGATTGAACCGTTTGCGACAATGCTTGCTTATAAACAAGCTGACTCACACCTCCGCCTGACAGGGCAATATCCTCAACTTCTCTTAAACTATCCGTCTCTTCTAACTGATCATCTTCTAATATGCCAATTACATTTACGGTTATTCCTTGCTCATGCGCCAACGAGGCTGTTGCAACAGGATCTTCACCTTGATTGGAGCACCCATCTGTAATAAGTAAAATTTGTCTTAAGGTTCCTTTTCTCAACTCCATCTACCTCCCAACTATTTCAGTACCATCATCACCATTTTTAACCATATCTATACATGGTCTGAAAGTACGGTTAGGAGCAAACGCTTAAAGCGCTCAGGTAGCAACATGCAAACTGGAGAACTTCTAACGGAGTAAAGTGAAACTTCAGTCCGTGAAATGTTTTTTACACGGATTATTAGTACCTTAAAGGGATGACCTAAAGCCTCTTTTAACGAATCGGGGATTTAGGAGGCGTTCTTCTCATAAAGTTGCAAAATAATAAACAGATTATTGAAACGATTAGAAAAACTTGGCTTTTCGCCAAGTCTTTATGGCGAAAGCTATCGTTTTTCTTACTATAAAGCCTAAAATTTTTTTATGTTTTTCTATAGTAGAAAAATACGCCTCCTTATATTCGGGATAAAGGAACATGCCATAAAAAAAGGGGTATGCGACACTTGGGCGGTAAGCCCGCTTTTAGTTGGTCTTCCTTTAGATTCGAACCGATGTTGACTTATCGTAAGAAGAAGTTCGAAGTTTGCTACAGCTTGAACGTTTAAGCTAGACGAAGCCACTTCTAAAAAATATCCACAATGAAAAAATTTTCTTAAGCTACACAAAACTTACAGTGATCTCCTTTTTAGTTATATGGTAAAGCCTACTTTATATACTGTCGAAACACCTCCATATCAAAGTATGATACATGTTAACGTAGAAGTAGAATTTTATTAGCTATTCGTAAAATAAATAAAATATTACGCAGTATGAATTGGAATCGATGACCATTTAGGAATATTTTTTTTGATTTTAGCAACAACCACCGTCATATCATCTTCAATCTCTCCAGATCTTGTACGAACCACCTCTTCTAAAATTAAATCCGCAATCTCTTGTGGATCGTTCGTTCGCATTTCTCGAATTTTTCGCTTCAGCCATATATCTGTATTTTCAACATGTTTTGGCCCCTCAAAAATGCCGTCACTCATCATGATTAATATATCATTTGGTAGCAACTGTTCACTGACAATATCTACATCAAACTCCTGAATAATTCCAATTGGTAAATTACTTGCTTCTATTTTAATCAATTCATTTCCTCGTTTAATAAAGCTCGGTGTTGAACCAATTTTTAAAAACTGTACAGATGCGTCATGCAAATCTATTACTGCTAAATCCAATGTTGCAAATATTTCGTCCGTTGACCTTAAAGATAAAATTGAATTAATGGATTTGATTGCTACCTTTTCAGGTATTCCCGTTTGTAAAATTTGCTGTAACAACCGCAGTGTCTCTACACTTTCTTCTTGAGCACGTGCCCCATTTCCCATACCATCACTAATCGCCATGGCGAATTTACCAGCTCCCAATTCAATGGTCGTATAACTATCTCCAGAAATAAGTCCACCTCCCTTAGCAGCATTAGCCGCTCCTGTTTCAACAACAAACTCCCTCGCTGAACCAAAAGCGAGATAGCTATAACCATTTGGAAACGGTGCAATTTCCTCCTGCTTCACAACAACTACTTCTTTTAAAATGTCAGATAATATTGGTGCAATTAACTTAGCCCCTTCTCCATGGTAACTATAAAAAGTTAATGTCATTTCAATATCAATATTCCCTTTATCCAAACTATAAATTTCCAATTTTTCTAATTCTAATCCTATCTGTTTTAACGTGTGAACAATTTGTAGTTCCTGTTGCTCATGATGTTCTCGTTCCTTTAGAATCTCTTTAGCAAAATCCTCCATCACCTCTGATACACCTTGTAATTGCTCTGCCACCAACTTCTTACTTTCTAATACTTGTTGTTTTAGCTTTTGATTTGCTTCAAAATAGGAAGTCTCCTCCTTCATCACATCAATGACTTTTTGTGGCTTTACACAAAAGTTTTCAAATTCTCGTAATGCCTTTCTTGGTAGTTTCCCTTCTTCTTGTATACCATCCTTCAGCATTTCCATTAATGTATACGTTTTATCAAACTCCTTTTGCCAGCATCTTTCTTTCTTAAAACAGTTCTGACATGTTTTTTCGGTTACTTGACTTAAAAAATAATCAGTCTCCCGTTGTGCCTCCTGTTCACTTTCATCTTGACCATCAGCAGTGGCAAAGCTATTCGATAATGCTTGAAACACATCAGAAAATTGTTCTACTCGTTTAGCGGTAACATTACGAATTTTTTGTAAATATCGTTCCTGTTCATTCGTATATTCATCTGTTCCCGGAATAAACCGGGACAAGTTTTTAAACCAGTTTGCCGGTGTAAGCAAAAACAGTACAATAGCAATAGAAGATTCCATAATAGACGGAACAAGCTCTGTCGCATTTCCATAAATTCCAATTAAAAAGGTTCCAACAAATAGTCCAACAGCTACACCTGGTTTTTTCCCTTCTTTTAATAATCCGCCTAAAAGACCAGAAAACGCTAGTAAGCTCATTTGATATAAATTCGCAACATTTGCAAGTGACAAGATTAGTCCGGCAACTACACCTACCGTTGAACCAATGGCAGCTCCACCGACATAGGCAAGAATTAAAACAAAATAACGAGAAAAAACTTGCTCAATTGCTGCACCATAAAGCTGCCATCCTATTGTTCCAGTTAAAATGGAAGCGATCAAAATAATCATACAGACGATTTCTTCATTTTTTAATACCGGATTATACCTTTTAGGTGATAATAAAGGCAAGCTTTGCATAAATATTAAAACAAGAACTGTTCCTAACACTCCTTCTACTAAAATAAGCAACCATTCATAAGCTGCTAACTGGCGTTCAATGGAATATTGAAAAATACGCGTTCCTGCAGTAGCTAAGAAGACAAATAACGGTATTAGTAGCTGCTGACGTTTTGCCTGCTTAAACAATCCCGCTAAAAAAACAAAGACAAGTAGTCCTAAAGCAATGAAGATACCGTGCGTAACAGAATAGCTTAAGGCACCAAGCATAATGGCAACAATAGTTCTAACTGTTTTTTCCTTATGAACAAACCATACTGTTGCTAAAAAAGCTACCGCAAAAGGAGAAACAACTGATAATATAACTGCTCGTCCCAACAAAAAACCAATAACATAAAATAGCCAGCTCCGCTCTAGCAATATATGTTTTAGCTTTGCATATAGCCGGCTTCGAAGCTTGTCCATTTGATTGGTTCGCTGCGCTCCGAATGCTTTAGGTTCCACTCTTGAAATTGAATCCATCATAACTACCACTCCCTCTTGTGCATATCATTAAATCACAATATGCCAACTATTTTTGTCAAAACAACGGAGCATGATTAAAAATTCGTTCGACGTCTTTTTATGCCTTAAACAGTTTTCAACACGAACGCGCGTTTGTTTAGACTGAACTTATTTTATGAGTTTAGTAAAATACCATTTTATTTACAGTTGCGTTTTTTATACTTTTATCAACCGTTTATCCAAATCATTCTTCTTCATTTAGAAAAACTTGGCTTGTCGCGAAGTCTTTATGACGAAAGCTATCGTTTTTCTTATACGATAAAGTGAAACTTCATTCAGTAGGAGTTTTCTTCCCTCTCCTACTGAATGTTAGTACCACAAGGGTATGACCTTAAGGCCCTTGAACCAATCGGGCATTTAGGTGCCGTTTTCTCCCACTTTGGCCCTTTGTATCAACTAAAGGCTCTTTAAGCAGGAATCTTACGGCACCTTACATGCGGGATAAAGCCTAAAGTTTTATACTT
The window above is part of the Virgibacillus proomii genome. Proteins encoded here:
- a CDS encoding VWA domain-containing protein, with protein sequence MRKGTLRQILLITDGCSNQGEDPVATASLAHEQGITVNVIGILEDDQLEETDSLREVEDIALSGGGVSQLVYKQALSQTVQSVTKQAMTQTMQGFVNQELQQILGKGQTLEDVEPEKRGEIMEVVEDMGETCDLEVLVLVDTSASMYDKLPTVKEALIDLSISLNARIGRNRFAICRFPAKRKTMEKILDWSPALDTLSSIFPKLTSGGVTPTGPAIRESMYQFSKKGLRRSFINEDEPGLEEA
- the spoIIE gene encoding stage II sporulation protein E is translated as MMDSISRVEPKAFGAQRTNQMDKLRSRLYAKLKHILLERSWLFYVIGFLLGRAVILSVVSPFAVAFLATVWFVHKEKTVRTIVAIMLGALSYSVTHGIFIALGLLVFVFLAGLFKQAKRQQLLIPLFVFLATAGTRIFQYSIERQLAAYEWLLILVEGVLGTVLVLIFMQSLPLLSPKRYNPVLKNEEIVCMIILIASILTGTIGWQLYGAAIEQVFSRYFVLILAYVGGAAIGSTVGVVAGLILSLANVANLYQMSLLAFSGLLGGLLKEGKKPGVAVGLFVGTFLIGIYGNATELVPSIMESSIAIVLFLLTPANWFKNLSRFIPGTDEYTNEQERYLQKIRNVTAKRVEQFSDVFQALSNSFATADGQDESEQEAQRETDYFLSQVTEKTCQNCFKKERCWQKEFDKTYTLMEMLKDGIQEEGKLPRKALREFENFCVKPQKVIDVMKEETSYFEANQKLKQQVLESKKLVAEQLQGVSEVMEDFAKEILKEREHHEQQELQIVHTLKQIGLELEKLEIYSLDKGNIDIEMTLTFYSYHGEGAKLIAPILSDILKEVVVVKQEEIAPFPNGYSYLAFGSAREFVVETGAANAAKGGGLISGDSYTTIELGAGKFAMAISDGMGNGARAQEESVETLRLLQQILQTGIPEKVAIKSINSILSLRSTDEIFATLDLAVIDLHDASVQFLKIGSTPSFIKRGNELIKIEASNLPIGIIQEFDVDIVSEQLLPNDILIMMSDGIFEGPKHVENTDIWLKRKIREMRTNDPQEIADLILEEVVRTRSGEIEDDMTVVVAKIKKNIPKWSSIPIHTA
- the tilS gene encoding tRNA lysidine(34) synthetase TilS, encoding MKTIVKDFILKHNLFTKDATILVGVSGGPDSMALLHYLHSLKDEWNFRVVAISVDHQLRGEESLRDLRYVENVCKQWKVEFIGKSVDVPSWKKEKKQGTQVAARTLRYAIFEQQMEQLGANYLALGHHGDDQAETMLMRLTRSADSQALVGIPVKRAFAGGSIVRPFLCVTKEDIWNYCEAHNITPRLDPSNEETTYTRNYVRHHILPLLKEKNSNLHTTIQHLSETLAIDQAYITEEAENMVHSVVQFDQEKQELSFEIDQFKTYAFALQRRAYHLILNYLYIDLPKDLSYVHEEQFFALLHRQTGNAQIDFPAGLKVEKSYNQLRCHFCDDLHCSSSFHKHIKIPGKTILPDGSAIIAKYVDAFSEETKDSFCFDASQVALPLHIRTRKHGDKMHLKGLNGSKKVKDIFIDAKVPRRKRAIWPIITDDHGEILWLVGLRKASLAKRSTSTSQIQLYYEKCNM
- the hpt gene encoding hypoxanthine phosphoribosyltransferase, with the translated sequence MHNDIKEVLISEEEIANKCKELGAQLTKEYEGKFPLAIGVLKGAMPFMSDVLRYTETYLEMDFMDVSSYGKEMRSSGEVKIVKDLDTKVEGRDLLIIEDIIDSGLTLRYLVDLFKYRKANSIKIVTLLDKPSGRTADIKADLIGFEVPNEFVVGYGLDYQEKYRNLPYIGVLKPEVYGGT
- a CDS encoding protein kinase domain-containing protein, whose product is MKTNQGWKKHNYDVRPGIKIRGKWHGKTYLIKSKLGSGAIGAVYLCESNGKHAALKISDNRSSMTVEVNVLQSLGKVQGNRLGPSLLDVDDWTSPTGAKYSFYVMEYLQGESLISYIQSRGEAWVGIFMIQLLDVLEDLHKSGWVFGDLKTDNLLVVSSPPKIRWVDVGGMTQMGRAIKEYTEFFDRGYWGLGSRKAEPSYDLFAFAMIFIHVYYPQRFAKGPHPQKMLFRKIDEAKALIPYRSLLKNAIMGKYRSSTQMKKELVQIIYTAQRKRQQQKTQGQSVKQPALLLEAGGISIMAVSYYVISLLFQ